From one Bacteroides eggerthii genomic stretch:
- a CDS encoding SusC/RagA family TonB-linked outer membrane protein, with protein MKKKPKLPMKRAFWLKNLFLIACLLLTAIPGFSQNKTVTGTVVDATGEPLIGASVLQQGTSNGVITDIDGKYSIQVPSEATLEFSYVGMVKQAIKVGNRSVIDVQMQDDSQMLAETVVIGYGSAKKRDLTGSITNIKGDEIANKPVVNPVAALQGKIAGVQVINSGKAGADPEIRVRGTNSINGYKPLYVVDGLFNDNINFLNPQDIESMEILKDPSSLAIFGVRGANGVIIITTKKAKEGQTRVNINGSFGFKTVANKIAMTDAAGFKELYNEQLRNEGSPEFDFTPWTGNTNWQDEIFQTGFITNNNVSITGASAKHSFYLGAGYAYEQGNIKHEKYSKITLNISNDYKVTDNFKVGFQFNGARILPADTKSVATALRAAPVAPVYNEEYGLYTTLPGFQKAQMNNPMVDVELKANTTRAENYRASGNVYAQWDFLKNFQFKVMYSMDYASNSSRTYTPIITVFDSSVEGNVVTLGNGKTGVRQSKETEAKVQSDYLLTYTNSWGEHSLTATAGFTTYYNKLEMLGGERTQGVGLVIPNNPDKWYISIGDAATATNESKQWERSTVSMLGRVLYNYKGRYLFNGSFRRDGSSAFSYTGNQWQNFYSIGAGWLMSEEEFMKDITWLDMLKLKGSWGTLGNQNLDKAYPAEPLLTNAYSAVFGKPSAIYPGYQLSYLPNPNLRWEKVEAWEAGAEANFFRNRLHFEGVYYKKTTKDLLAEVPGISGTVPGIGNLGSIENKGVELAINWRDQIGDWGYNVGANLTTIKNKVLSLVQDGYSIIAGDKSQSYTMAGYPIGYFYGYKVEGVYQTDEEIAKSPKNTLATVTPGDLKFKDVNGDGEITTADRTMIGDPTPDVTYGITLGVNYKNWELGIDMMGQGGNQIFRTWDNYNWSQFNFMEQRMDRWHGPGTSNTQPLLNTKHTINNLNSEYYIEDGSFFRIRNVQLAYNFDKTLISRIGMQALKLYVNIQNLKTWKHNTGYTPELGGSAIAFGVDDGSYPMPAIYTFGFNLTF; from the coding sequence ATGAAGAAAAAACCTAAACTTCCTATGAAGAGAGCCTTTTGGCTGAAAAATCTGTTTCTGATAGCATGTTTGCTCCTTACGGCAATCCCCGGTTTCTCTCAAAACAAGACAGTGACCGGTACGGTGGTCGATGCGACAGGCGAACCGCTTATCGGAGCATCCGTACTGCAGCAGGGCACCTCCAACGGTGTCATTACAGACATCGACGGAAAGTATTCCATCCAAGTGCCGTCCGAAGCGACATTGGAGTTTTCCTACGTGGGCATGGTAAAACAGGCCATCAAGGTGGGCAACCGGAGCGTCATCGACGTACAGATGCAAGATGACTCGCAAATGCTTGCCGAAACAGTGGTCATCGGGTACGGTAGCGCCAAGAAGCGCGACCTCACCGGCTCTATCACCAATATCAAAGGTGATGAGATTGCCAACAAACCCGTAGTCAATCCGGTAGCTGCCTTGCAGGGAAAGATAGCCGGCGTACAGGTAATCAATTCCGGCAAAGCAGGTGCAGACCCCGAAATACGCGTGCGCGGTACAAACTCCATCAACGGCTACAAACCGCTATATGTGGTAGACGGCCTGTTCAATGACAACATCAACTTCCTCAATCCTCAGGACATCGAGTCTATGGAAATCCTGAAAGACCCGTCGTCCCTCGCCATTTTCGGTGTGCGCGGCGCCAATGGCGTCATCATCATCACTACCAAGAAAGCCAAGGAAGGACAGACGCGCGTCAACATCAACGGTTCATTCGGTTTCAAAACCGTAGCGAACAAGATTGCAATGACCGATGCGGCCGGATTCAAGGAACTCTACAACGAGCAGTTGAGGAATGAAGGCAGCCCTGAATTCGACTTTACCCCATGGACGGGCAACACCAACTGGCAGGATGAGATCTTCCAGACCGGATTCATCACCAACAACAATGTCAGTATAACAGGCGCTTCCGCCAAACACAGTTTTTACCTCGGTGCCGGTTATGCCTATGAGCAAGGCAACATCAAGCACGAAAAATACAGCAAAATCACGCTGAACATAAGTAACGATTACAAAGTTACGGACAACTTCAAAGTGGGTTTCCAGTTCAACGGCGCACGCATACTGCCTGCCGATACCAAAAGTGTGGCAACAGCCCTCCGCGCTGCCCCGGTAGCCCCCGTATACAATGAAGAATACGGTTTGTACACCACCTTACCCGGCTTTCAAAAGGCACAGATGAACAACCCCATGGTTGATGTGGAACTGAAAGCCAATACAACACGTGCGGAAAACTATCGCGCTTCGGGTAACGTGTACGCCCAGTGGGACTTCCTGAAGAACTTCCAGTTCAAGGTGATGTACTCCATGGACTACGCCTCCAACAGCAGCCGTACCTACACGCCTATCATTACCGTATTCGACAGCAGTGTGGAAGGTAACGTCGTAACCCTCGGCAACGGCAAGACCGGAGTGAGACAATCCAAAGAGACCGAAGCCAAAGTGCAAAGCGACTACCTGCTGACCTACACCAATAGCTGGGGCGAACACAGCCTGACCGCCACAGCCGGTTTCACCACCTATTATAATAAACTGGAAATGCTGGGTGGCGAGCGCACGCAAGGCGTGGGACTGGTTATTCCCAACAATCCCGACAAATGGTACATCAGCATCGGTGATGCGGCGACAGCCACCAATGAAAGCAAGCAATGGGAGCGCAGCACTGTCTCCATGCTGGGGCGCGTGCTCTACAACTACAAGGGCAGATACCTGTTCAACGGCTCGTTCCGTCGTGACGGTTCTTCCGCATTCTCCTACACCGGCAACCAGTGGCAGAACTTCTACTCCATCGGTGCAGGCTGGCTGATGTCCGAAGAAGAATTCATGAAAGACATCACTTGGCTGGACATGTTGAAGCTGAAAGGTTCGTGGGGTACGCTCGGCAACCAGAACCTGGATAAAGCCTATCCTGCCGAACCGTTGCTGACCAACGCTTACTCTGCCGTCTTCGGCAAGCCGTCCGCCATCTATCCCGGCTACCAGCTATCCTACCTGCCCAACCCTAATCTTCGTTGGGAGAAAGTAGAGGCTTGGGAAGCAGGAGCAGAAGCCAACTTTTTCCGCAACCGCCTGCACTTTGAAGGAGTATATTACAAAAAGACCACCAAAGACTTATTGGCAGAGGTACCGGGCATTTCGGGCACAGTGCCGGGCATCGGCAACCTCGGCTCCATCGAGAACAAAGGTGTGGAACTTGCCATCAACTGGCGCGACCAGATCGGTGACTGGGGATATAACGTGGGCGCCAATCTCACTACAATCAAGAACAAAGTGCTGAGTTTGGTGCAGGACGGTTACTCAATCATTGCCGGCGACAAGAGCCAAAGCTACACAATGGCCGGCTATCCTATCGGTTACTTCTACGGCTACAAAGTGGAAGGCGTGTACCAGACAGACGAAGAAATAGCCAAGTCACCTAAAAACACGCTGGCCACCGTCACACCGGGCGACCTGAAATTCAAGGACGTGAACGGCGACGGCGAAATCACCACTGCCGACCGTACTATGATAGGCGACCCCACCCCGGATGTTACCTACGGCATCACCCTCGGCGTAAACTATAAGAACTGGGAACTCGGCATCGACATGATGGGACAAGGCGGCAACCAGATATTCCGCACATGGGACAACTACAACTGGAGCCAGTTCAACTTCATGGAACAGCGCATGGACCGCTGGCATGGGCCGGGCACAAGCAACACCCAACCCTTGCTGAATACGAAGCACACCATCAACAACCTGAATTCCGAATACTACATCGAAGACGGCAGTTTCTTCCGCATCCGCAACGTGCAACTGGCCTATAACTTCGACAAGACCCTCATATCCAGAATCGGTATGCAGGCATTGAAGCTCTATGTCAACATTCAGAACCTGAAGACCTGGAAGCACAACACCGGATACACCCCCGAACTGGGCGGCAGCGCCATTGCTTTCGGCGTAGACGACGGCAGTTATCCGATGCCTGCCATTTATACATTCGGATTCAACCTGACATTCTAA
- a CDS encoding S41 family peptidase, with translation MMGLLKKIALLIVVLPLLSSCIREEEVTNTPQGNFEALWKIIDEQYCFLEYKQIDWNAIHDKYSKLITNTMSSEGLFEVLGNMLNELKDGHVNLASAHNVSYYDAWYQDYPRNFREDIVEDVYLGKASTDYRTAAGVKYKIFEDNIGYMRYESFSSGIGDGNLDEILSYLAACNGLIIDVRSNGGGNVTNSTRIAARFTNKKVLTGYIRHKTGKGHNDFSEPYPIELEPSNSIRWQKKVVVLTNRRSYSATNDFVNQMSCLPNVTIMGDNTGGGSGMPFTSELPNGWTVRFSASPHFSVDMEQIEWGIEPDIKVDMDKADEANHIDTIIEKARAFLKGKWMPE, from the coding sequence ATGATGGGACTTCTAAAAAAAATAGCACTTTTGATTGTCGTACTTCCTCTGCTGAGCAGTTGCATCCGCGAAGAAGAGGTGACCAATACTCCACAGGGCAACTTTGAAGCCCTATGGAAGATTATCGATGAGCAGTATTGTTTTTTGGAATACAAACAGATAGACTGGAATGCCATACATGACAAATACAGCAAACTCATCACCAACACTATGAGCAGCGAAGGCTTGTTCGAAGTCTTGGGAAATATGTTGAACGAGCTGAAGGACGGGCATGTAAACCTCGCTTCCGCCCACAATGTATCTTATTATGATGCATGGTATCAGGACTACCCGCGCAACTTTCGCGAGGATATTGTAGAAGATGTATATTTGGGTAAAGCCAGTACCGACTACCGCACTGCCGCAGGCGTCAAGTACAAGATATTCGAGGACAACATCGGCTATATGCGTTACGAAAGTTTCTCCTCGGGAATCGGTGATGGGAATCTGGATGAGATACTCTCCTACCTTGCCGCATGCAACGGACTTATCATTGATGTACGCAGCAACGGCGGTGGTAATGTAACCAATTCCACACGCATCGCTGCCCGTTTCACCAACAAAAAAGTATTGACCGGGTACATCCGCCATAAAACGGGTAAGGGTCACAATGACTTCTCCGAGCCCTATCCCATAGAATTGGAACCCAGCAACAGCATACGTTGGCAAAAGAAAGTGGTGGTATTGACCAATCGCCGTTCATACAGTGCCACCAACGATTTTGTGAACCAGATGAGTTGCCTGCCCAATGTCACTATCATGGGCGACAACACCGGCGGCGGCTCCGGCATGCCTTTTACCTCCGAACTGCCTAACGGATGGACCGTCCGTTTTTCAGCCAGTCCGCATTTCAGTGTAGATATGGAACAGATAGAATGGGGCATAGAACCTGACATCAAAGTTGATATGGATAAAGCGGATGAAGCCAATCACATAGATACCATTATCGAGAAAGCCCGGGCTTTCCTTAAAGGGAAATGGATGCCGGAATGA
- a CDS encoding DUF3316 domain-containing protein yields the protein MKLPKPVIPVICLLLLLHSKTMQAQLPVEAERLEQSRLVTRATMYGVGFTNVFDTYLSPQEYTGIDFRVSRESMRMTKWMDGKLSLQSFFQADLGYTHNKVDNNNTFSALANWNYGLHYNFPITSNFKLLAGGLADLNGGFVYNLRNTNNPASARAYINLDASGMAVWDLRIKNYPLTLRYQVNLPLMGVMFSPHYGQSYYEIFSLGNSSGVVKFTSLHNQPSLRQMLTADFPIGRAKMRFAYIWDVQQSNVNAIKTHTYSHVFMVGFVKEVYLLKNKKRKR from the coding sequence ATGAAACTACCTAAACCGGTAATACCGGTTATCTGCCTGCTTTTGTTATTGCACAGCAAAACAATGCAGGCCCAGCTTCCTGTGGAAGCGGAGAGGCTGGAGCAAAGCCGTCTCGTGACCCGCGCCACCATGTACGGCGTAGGCTTTACGAACGTATTCGACACATATCTGTCTCCTCAGGAATATACCGGAATAGATTTCCGCGTCTCACGTGAGAGCATGCGCATGACCAAATGGATGGACGGCAAACTGTCCTTGCAGAGCTTCTTTCAAGCCGACCTCGGGTATACCCATAACAAAGTGGACAACAACAATACATTCTCCGCATTGGCCAACTGGAACTATGGTCTGCACTATAACTTTCCCATCACGAGTAACTTCAAGTTACTCGCCGGCGGTCTTGCCGACTTGAACGGCGGTTTCGTCTATAACCTCCGCAACACCAACAATCCGGCATCGGCACGCGCCTATATCAACTTAGATGCATCGGGCATGGCTGTTTGGGACTTACGCATAAAGAACTACCCGCTGACATTGCGCTATCAGGTCAACCTGCCATTAATGGGAGTGATGTTCTCACCGCATTACGGCCAATCCTATTATGAAATCTTCTCATTGGGGAACAGCAGTGGAGTTGTGAAATTCACCTCATTACACAACCAGCCCTCACTGCGGCAGATGTTGACGGCAGACTTTCCGATAGGACGTGCCAAGATGCGTTTTGCCTATATATGGGATGTCCAACAGTCCAACGTAAACGCTATAAAGACACACACCTACTCACATGTATTCATGGTGGGTTTCGTAAAAGAGGTGTATTTATTGAAGAACAAGAAAAGAAAGCGATAG
- a CDS encoding DNA gyrase/topoisomerase IV subunit A, which yields MSENFEGPKDELDKELPEGGEGHSDYKPADTNDVNIKHQLSGMYQNWFLDYASYVILERAVPHIMDGLKPVQRRILHSMRRMEDGRYNKVANIVGHTMQFHPHGDASIGDALVQLGQKDLLIDCQGNWGNILTGDSAAAPRYIEARLSKFALDVVFNPKTTEWKLSYDGRNKEPVTLPVKFPLLLAQGVEGIAVGLSSKILPHNFNELCDASVKYLHNEEFKLYPDFQTGGNIDVSKYNDGERGGAVRVRAKIEKVDNKTLVIREIPYGKTVASVCDSIVKASEKGKIKIKKVEDLTSGNVEILVHLAPGVSSDKTIDALYAFTDCEVSISPNCCVIDEQKPHFLTVSDVLKKSVDNTLALLRQELEIRKNEILESLHFSSLEKIFIEERIYKDKEFEQAKNMDAACEHIDERLTPYYPTFIREVTKEDILKLMEIKMARILKFNSDKAEELIARMKADIEEIDRHLANIVEYTVDWFRMLKEKYGKGFPRRTELRNFDTIDSTKVVEANEKLYINREEGFIGTGLKKDEFIANCSDLDDVIIFFRDGRYIITPVTDKKFVGKNILYANVFKKNDKRTIYNVVYRDGKEGTHYIKRFAVTSVVRDREYDVTQGTPDSRIVYFTANPNGEAEVIKVTLKPNPRIRRIIFEEDFSQINIKGRQAMGNILTRNPVHKIALKQRGGSTLGGRKVWFDQDVLRLNYDGRGEYLGEFQSDEQILVVLNNGEFYTSNFDVNNHYEDNIRVLEKYDPHKVWTAVLYDADQQGYPYIKRFCFEASNRKQNYLGENKDSRLILLTDEYYPRLEVVFGGHDNFREPLIVDADEFIAVKGFKAKGKRLTTYTLDTINELEPLRQPEAPQHAESSEEEEAEILDPDHGKSEGDILDELTGQMKLFSNNDDSKEHETT from the coding sequence ATGAGTGAAAACTTTGAAGGACCAAAAGACGAGTTGGATAAAGAGCTTCCGGAAGGAGGCGAAGGACATTCGGACTATAAACCTGCGGATACCAATGATGTAAACATCAAGCACCAGTTGAGTGGCATGTACCAGAACTGGTTTTTGGATTATGCCTCATACGTAATTTTGGAGCGTGCCGTACCTCACATCATGGACGGGTTGAAACCTGTACAACGACGCATCCTACATTCCATGCGTCGCATGGAAGACGGACGCTACAACAAAGTGGCCAACATCGTAGGACACACCATGCAGTTTCACCCGCATGGCGATGCCAGCATCGGTGATGCACTGGTACAACTCGGTCAGAAAGATTTGCTTATCGACTGTCAGGGAAACTGGGGTAATATTCTCACAGGAGACAGTGCGGCTGCTCCCCGTTACATCGAGGCGCGCCTTTCCAAATTTGCCCTCGACGTGGTGTTCAACCCCAAAACAACCGAATGGAAACTGTCATACGACGGACGAAACAAAGAGCCGGTGACACTGCCCGTCAAATTTCCACTCTTACTGGCGCAAGGCGTGGAAGGTATTGCCGTAGGACTTTCGTCCAAGATACTGCCGCATAACTTCAATGAGCTTTGTGATGCGTCTGTAAAATACCTGCACAACGAGGAGTTCAAACTCTATCCCGACTTTCAGACAGGAGGCAATATTGATGTGTCAAAGTATAATGACGGTGAGCGCGGAGGCGCTGTACGTGTACGCGCCAAAATAGAAAAGGTAGATAACAAGACACTTGTCATCCGGGAGATACCTTACGGAAAAACAGTAGCCAGTGTCTGCGATTCCATCGTCAAAGCAAGCGAAAAAGGAAAAATCAAGATAAAGAAAGTAGAAGACCTCACATCCGGGAATGTGGAGATATTGGTACACCTTGCTCCCGGCGTATCATCGGACAAAACGATTGATGCGCTTTACGCCTTTACAGATTGTGAAGTCAGCATCTCTCCGAACTGTTGCGTTATTGATGAGCAGAAACCACACTTTCTCACCGTCAGCGATGTACTGAAGAAGTCCGTAGACAACACATTGGCTCTGCTACGCCAAGAACTGGAGATACGTAAAAACGAAATACTGGAAAGCTTGCATTTCTCTTCACTGGAAAAAATATTCATTGAAGAGCGTATCTACAAGGACAAGGAATTCGAACAGGCCAAGAATATGGATGCTGCCTGCGAACACATTGATGAGCGTCTGACACCTTACTACCCCACATTTATCCGCGAAGTGACCAAAGAAGATATTCTCAAGCTGATGGAAATCAAAATGGCACGCATCCTCAAGTTCAACTCCGACAAGGCCGAAGAGCTGATTGCCCGTATGAAAGCGGACATTGAGGAGATAGACCGCCATTTGGCAAATATCGTGGAATATACGGTAGACTGGTTCCGCATGCTGAAAGAAAAATACGGTAAAGGCTTCCCGCGTCGTACGGAGTTACGCAACTTCGATACGATTGACTCCACTAAAGTGGTAGAAGCCAATGAAAAACTATATATCAATCGCGAGGAGGGCTTCATCGGCACAGGTTTGAAGAAAGATGAATTCATAGCCAACTGTTCCGACCTTGATGATGTCATAATTTTCTTCCGGGACGGACGTTACATCATCACTCCGGTAACGGATAAGAAGTTTGTCGGCAAGAATATCCTCTATGCCAACGTATTCAAGAAGAACGATAAACGCACCATTTACAATGTTGTCTACCGCGACGGGAAAGAAGGCACGCACTACATCAAGCGTTTTGCTGTAACTTCCGTAGTACGCGACCGCGAATATGACGTGACACAAGGCACTCCCGACTCACGTATCGTATATTTCACAGCCAATCCCAACGGTGAGGCTGAGGTTATCAAAGTAACCCTCAAACCCAATCCGCGTATACGCCGCATAATCTTCGAAGAAGACTTCAGCCAGATAAACATCAAAGGACGCCAGGCTATGGGTAACATACTCACCCGTAACCCGGTTCATAAGATAGCCTTGAAGCAACGCGGCGGTTCTACACTGGGCGGACGGAAAGTATGGTTCGACCAAGATGTGTTGCGTCTCAATTATGACGGCCGCGGAGAATACCTCGGTGAGTTCCAGAGCGACGAACAAATTCTGGTTGTGCTGAACAACGGCGAATTCTACACCAGCAATTTCGACGTGAACAACCATTACGAAGACAACATACGGGTACTGGAGAAATACGATCCGCACAAGGTCTGGACAGCCGTCCTCTATGATGCCGACCAGCAAGGCTATCCCTACATCAAGCGTTTCTGCTTTGAGGCGAGTAACCGCAAGCAGAACTATTTGGGCGAGAATAAAGACAGCCGCCTCATTCTGCTGACTGACGAATATTATCCACGACTGGAAGTCGTATTCGGAGGACATGACAATTTCCGCGAACCACTGATAGTTGATGCGGACGAATTCATTGCAGTGAAAGGTTTCAAAGCCAAAGGGAAGCGACTGACTACCTACACACTGGACACCATCAATGAATTAGAGCCTCTCCGTCAGCCGGAAGCCCCACAGCACGCCGAAAGCAGCGAGGAGGAAGAAGCCGAAATACTGGATCCGGATCATGGAAAGAGTGAAGGTGACATTCTGGATGAACTGACGGGACAAATGAAATTGTTCTCTAACAACGATGACAGCAAGGAACATGAAACTACCTAA
- a CDS encoding alpha/beta hydrolase-fold protein codes for MKNALKLLFSSLLALPLTMYAQQQSFPEGTVPNEHNINGAEYPRIGEDRRVHFKVFAPNAQKVEISFRGEMTKEADGYWSLVSKEPEVVGFHYYQIIVDGVSTADPNGKPFFGMGKWVSGIEIPEKGVDYYAIKNVPHGLISQSWYYSNIRQEWRRCMVYTPAEYDKSPSKKYPVLYLQHGMGENETSWANQGKMNFIMDNLIAEGKAKPMIVVMDNGNIEVFKNKPGESPTEARAKFGAQFPAILVNEIIPHIESNYRTLTDRENRAMAGLSWGGLLTFNTTLNNLDKFAYIGGFSGAGSIDLPNIDTTYNGAFKDRKAFNDKVHVFFLGIGSEERPERTKKLSDGLKAAGINNIYYESPGTAHEFLTWRRCLKEFVPLLFRK; via the coding sequence ATGAAAAACGCATTAAAGCTTCTTTTTTCATCTTTATTGGCGCTACCCTTAACAATGTACGCCCAACAGCAAAGTTTTCCGGAAGGAACAGTTCCCAACGAACACAACATCAACGGGGCCGAGTATCCCCGTATAGGCGAAGACCGTCGGGTACACTTCAAAGTATTTGCCCCCAATGCACAAAAAGTAGAAATCAGCTTCCGCGGTGAAATGACTAAAGAAGCAGATGGATATTGGTCGCTCGTATCGAAAGAGCCTGAAGTTGTCGGCTTCCATTACTATCAGATTATAGTGGATGGAGTAAGTACTGCTGACCCTAACGGTAAACCGTTTTTCGGCATGGGTAAATGGGTAAGCGGCATTGAAATTCCGGAAAAAGGAGTCGATTACTACGCCATCAAGAATGTACCTCATGGACTAATAAGCCAAAGTTGGTATTATTCCAACATCCGTCAGGAATGGCGCAGATGTATGGTCTACACACCGGCAGAATATGATAAAAGCCCTTCTAAAAAGTACCCGGTGCTATATCTGCAACATGGAATGGGAGAAAATGAAACAAGCTGGGCCAACCAGGGCAAAATGAATTTCATTATGGATAATCTGATTGCCGAAGGTAAAGCCAAGCCTATGATTGTAGTAATGGACAACGGCAATATTGAAGTATTCAAAAACAAACCGGGTGAAAGTCCCACTGAAGCCAGAGCCAAATTCGGGGCTCAGTTTCCGGCTATTCTGGTGAATGAAATTATCCCGCACATCGAATCCAACTACCGGACATTGACCGACCGGGAAAACCGCGCAATGGCAGGACTTTCATGGGGTGGACTTCTTACATTCAACACAACACTGAATAATTTAGATAAATTTGCTTATATAGGCGGTTTCAGTGGAGCAGGCAGCATTGATCTGCCGAATATTGACACTACTTACAACGGAGCATTTAAAGACCGCAAAGCATTCAACGACAAAGTTCATGTCTTTTTCCTGGGCATCGGTTCGGAAGAGCGTCCCGAAAGAACCAAGAAACTCAGCGATGGGCTGAAGGCTGCCGGTATCAATAATATCTATTACGAGTCTCCAGGCACAGCCCATGAATTCCTCACTTGGCGCAGATGCCTGAAAGAATTTGTTCCGCTGCTATTTAGAAAATAA
- a CDS encoding family 43 glycosylhydrolase, translating into MKTKTIFLGAATLLSLLISEKATAQIGEPYIHDPSTIMECEGKYYTFGTGGGGLISEDGWTWNGGGVRPGRGAAPDAVKIGDRYLIAYSATGGGLGGSHRGTVLTMWNKTLDPKSPDFKYTEAIAVASSEDNEDCDAIDAGLLLDPTDGRLWLSYGTYFGFIRLVELDPATGKRVEGNEPINIAIDCEATDLIYRNGWYYLLGTHGTCCDGPNSTYNIVVGRSRKVTGPYIDNMGRDMLEGGGKMVLAAGNRQTGPGHFGRFIETDGVEKMSCHFEADFDRGGRSVLAIRPLLWKNDWPVAGEVFKEGTYEIESERRGYGLELAVDFVRMASVRHRFWEESKEPVQPLKSQTLEEVIGTWPQGNIDVRIGDYMFRPHQRWTITAVPDAGGYLGAPYYKIVIEGTNRALTATADAEVSTVPEFTGAPEQLWRIEQLIDGTYRIMPKKVPGTDEELVLVSVGDSTPSLGKFDMNSDNSKWNFRDH; encoded by the coding sequence ATGAAAACAAAAACTATATTCTTGGGTGCCGCAACCCTATTATCCCTGCTGATATCAGAGAAAGCAACCGCACAAATCGGAGAACCTTATATACACGATCCTTCCACTATCATGGAATGTGAAGGAAAATATTACACTTTCGGCACAGGCGGAGGCGGATTGATTTCCGAGGATGGCTGGACATGGAACGGCGGTGGAGTGAGGCCCGGCAGAGGTGCGGCTCCCGATGCCGTAAAGATTGGCGACCGTTACCTAATTGCTTACAGTGCTACCGGCGGAGGTCTTGGAGGCAGTCATCGCGGTACTGTGCTGACAATGTGGAACAAGACACTAGACCCTAAATCACCAGATTTCAAATATACAGAAGCGATAGCCGTTGCCTCATCAGAGGACAACGAAGATTGCGACGCTATTGATGCCGGACTGTTACTTGATCCTACCGATGGCCGCTTATGGTTGTCTTACGGTACTTATTTCGGTTTTATCCGACTGGTAGAGCTCGACCCCGCCACCGGTAAACGAGTAGAAGGCAACGAGCCTATCAATATCGCTATTGATTGTGAAGCTACCGATTTGATATATCGCAACGGCTGGTACTACCTGCTCGGTACACATGGCACTTGCTGTGACGGGCCTAATTCCACTTACAATATTGTAGTAGGCCGTTCACGCAAGGTTACAGGGCCATACATTGACAATATGGGCAGAGATATGCTGGAAGGTGGCGGAAAAATGGTGCTTGCCGCAGGAAATCGCCAAACCGGTCCCGGACATTTCGGACGTTTCATCGAGACTGACGGAGTAGAAAAAATGTCATGTCATTTTGAGGCCGACTTTGACCGCGGCGGTCGTAGCGTACTCGCCATACGTCCTCTTTTATGGAAGAACGACTGGCCGGTAGCAGGTGAAGTATTTAAGGAAGGAACCTATGAAATAGAATCCGAACGCAGAGGCTATGGTCTTGAACTTGCCGTTGACTTTGTACGTATGGCAAGTGTCAGACACCGTTTTTGGGAAGAGAGTAAAGAACCTGTCCAACCTTTAAAGTCACAGACATTGGAAGAGGTAATAGGTACATGGCCGCAAGGCAATATTGATGTAAGAATCGGTGACTATATGTTCCGTCCTCACCAACGCTGGACAATCACAGCCGTACCCGATGCAGGCGGATATCTGGGAGCTCCTTACTACAAAATAGTAATTGAAGGCACTAACCGGGCACTGACAGCCACAGCAGATGCTGAGGTCTCAACCGTACCCGAATTTACCGGCGCTCCCGAACAACTTTGGAGAATAGAGCAACTCATTGACGGCACTTACCGCATCATGCCCAAGAAAGTCCCCGGCACTGATGAAGAACTGGTATTGGTGTCCGTAGGTGACAGCACCCCTTCACTTGGCAAATTCGATATGAACAGCGACAATTCCAAATGGAATTTCCGTGATCATTAA